A window from Kovacikia minuta CCNUW1 encodes these proteins:
- the serA gene encoding phosphoglycerate dehydrogenase has protein sequence MPKVLVSDPIDQVGVDILSQVAQVDVKTDLSPEDLIRIIPDYDALMIRSGTRVTKDVIEAGNNLKIIGRAGVGVDNVDVLAATRKGIVVVNSPEGNTIAAAEHTLALMLAMSRYVSEANQSVKSGKWDRKSFTGVEVYKKTLGVVGLGKIGAHVASVARAMGMKLLAYDPFISHERAEQLGCRLVDLDLLFQESDYITLHIPKTAETTHLINAAAIAKMKPTARIINCARGGIIDESALADAIKSGKIAGAALDVYEQEPLKESALRELGKEMVMTPHLGASTEEAQVNVAIDVAEQIRDVLLGLPARSAVNIPGLRPDLLEQLRPYLQLAETLGNLVAQLAGGRIESLNIRLQGELATNQSQPIVVAALKGLLSHALQERVNYVNASLEAKERGIHVIETRDASIRDYTGSLHLSAKGSLGEHSVSGALLGDSEMRITSVDDFPVNVPPNRYMLFTLHRDMPGIIGKIGSFLGSFNVNIASMQVGRKIVRGDAVMVLSIDDPLPEGVLSEILKVPGIRDAYTVTL, from the coding sequence ATGCCTAAAGTTCTTGTTTCAGACCCGATTGACCAGGTCGGGGTCGATATTTTGTCCCAGGTCGCCCAGGTGGACGTGAAAACAGACTTGTCTCCTGAAGATCTGATCCGCATCATTCCAGATTACGACGCCCTCATGATTCGCTCTGGAACCCGTGTCACAAAAGACGTAATCGAGGCTGGAAATAACCTGAAGATTATTGGTCGGGCTGGGGTGGGGGTTGACAATGTGGATGTGTTGGCAGCGACCCGCAAGGGAATCGTGGTTGTTAACTCTCCGGAGGGGAATACGATCGCGGCGGCTGAGCATACCCTGGCACTGATGCTGGCAATGTCCCGCTACGTTTCGGAAGCAAACCAATCGGTTAAAAGTGGTAAGTGGGATCGCAAGAGTTTTACGGGGGTCGAGGTTTATAAAAAAACCCTGGGTGTGGTTGGTTTGGGCAAAATTGGTGCCCATGTTGCCAGTGTAGCGCGGGCAATGGGCATGAAACTGCTTGCCTATGATCCCTTTATCTCCCATGAACGGGCGGAACAGTTGGGCTGTCGTTTGGTTGATTTAGATTTGCTGTTTCAGGAGTCAGACTACATCACGCTACACATTCCCAAGACCGCAGAGACGACCCATTTAATCAATGCGGCAGCGATCGCCAAAATGAAACCCACCGCCCGCATTATTAACTGCGCCAGAGGTGGGATCATCGATGAGTCAGCCTTAGCCGACGCCATCAAGTCTGGGAAGATTGCTGGCGCTGCGCTGGATGTATACGAGCAGGAACCTTTGAAAGAGTCTGCCCTGCGGGAACTGGGCAAGGAAATGGTGATGACGCCCCATTTGGGTGCTTCAACCGAAGAAGCTCAGGTGAATGTGGCGATCGACGTAGCGGAGCAAATTCGGGATGTATTGCTGGGCTTGCCTGCCCGATCTGCGGTCAACATTCCCGGTCTGCGCCCCGACCTGCTGGAACAACTGCGTCCCTATCTGCAACTGGCGGAGACCTTGGGAAATCTGGTGGCGCAACTGGCAGGCGGACGGATCGAATCGCTCAACATTCGGCTTCAGGGGGAGCTGGCAACAAATCAAAGCCAGCCGATCGTGGTTGCTGCCCTCAAAGGATTGCTCTCCCATGCCCTGCAAGAGCGGGTCAACTACGTCAACGCCAGCCTGGAGGCGAAAGAAAGGGGAATTCATGTGATTGAAACCCGGGATGCCTCTATCCGGGACTACACGGGATCGCTGCATTTATCTGCAAAAGGCTCCCTTGGCGAGCATTCTGTCAGTGGAGCGTTGTTGGGTGATTCGGAAATGCGGATTACCAGCGTGGATGATTTCCCGGTCAATGTTCCACCAAACCGCTATATGCTGTTTACGTTGCACCGGGATATGCCGGGGATCATTGGTAAAATCGGTTCATTTCTGGGCAGTTTCAACGTCAACATTGCCAGTATGCAGGTAGGGCGTAAGATTGTCAGAGGAGATGCCGTTATGGTACTCAGCATTGACGATCCCCTGCCGGAAGGAGTTCTGAGTGAAATTCTGAAGGTTCCAGGGATTCGAGATGCATATACGGTAACGTTGTAA
- the prmA gene encoding 50S ribosomal protein L11 methyltransferase — translation MANSWWEIRILCDSALEDMLFWRLEKFGCRGTSSETKGNSCLIRAYLPQFQAHLLDLAALSLLIRQDALCVGQAIPVVQWDLIDEEDWASTWKQHWQPQEIGDRFLIYPAWLPPAEPSDRLLLLLEPGVAFGTGDHATTQLCLEALEMRLGALPGMAKKEDEARAIVADIGCGSGILSVAAILLGAAKVYAVDTDPIAVKSTLENRELDKIEEQKIIAAQGSVERVAQLVEDPVDGIVCNILAEVIVELVPQMTAIVKPSTWGIFSGILLSQAKPVADTLEENGWIVAALWKRQDWCCMNVRRS, via the coding sequence ATGGCAAACAGTTGGTGGGAAATTCGGATTCTGTGTGACTCAGCCCTGGAAGATATGCTCTTCTGGCGGCTGGAGAAGTTTGGCTGCCGGGGAACTTCCAGTGAAACGAAGGGAAATTCCTGTTTAATCCGTGCCTATTTGCCTCAGTTCCAGGCCCACCTGCTCGATCTGGCAGCTCTTTCCCTGCTGATTCGTCAGGATGCGCTCTGCGTTGGGCAGGCGATCCCGGTTGTGCAGTGGGATCTGATTGATGAGGAAGACTGGGCAAGCACCTGGAAGCAACACTGGCAACCCCAGGAAATTGGCGATCGCTTCCTCATCTATCCCGCCTGGTTGCCTCCCGCCGAACCCTCCGATCGCCTGCTGCTGTTGCTGGAACCTGGAGTTGCCTTTGGCACCGGGGATCACGCAACGACCCAGCTTTGCCTGGAAGCGCTGGAAATGCGGTTAGGTGCTCTCCCTGGGATGGCAAAGAAGGAAGATGAAGCAAGGGCGATCGTTGCAGATATTGGTTGCGGTTCCGGTATTTTGTCTGTGGCAGCAATATTGCTGGGGGCAGCAAAAGTCTACGCGGTTGATACCGACCCCATCGCAGTGAAATCGACGTTAGAGAATCGGGAACTGGACAAAATTGAGGAACAGAAAATTATTGCTGCCCAGGGAAGTGTAGAGCGGGTCGCCCAACTGGTTGAAGACCCGGTGGATGGAATTGTCTGTAATATTCTGGCGGAAGTGATTGTGGAACTGGTGCCGCAAATGACCGCGATCGTTAAACCTTCCACCTGGGGCATCTTCAGCGGCATTTTGCTGAGTCAGGCAAAACCTGTTGCCGACACGTTGGAGGAGAATGGCTGGATTGTTGCCGCTCTCTGGAAACGGCAGGATTGGTGTTGCATGAATGTGCGGCGATCGTGA
- a CDS encoding DUF6887 family protein, which translates to MSQVNYDAMSDLELRQYFLQNRPDKAALEAYLDRLNQRPRTIIASPGDPDFDEKIQAAIRQKLEAVGISQPDHNSVEQEGD; encoded by the coding sequence ATGAGCCAGGTTAACTACGATGCGATGTCTGATTTGGAGCTAAGGCAGTACTTTCTGCAAAATCGCCCGGACAAAGCTGCGCTTGAAGCTTATTTGGATAGGCTGAATCAGCGACCAAGGACAATCATTGCCAGTCCAGGCGATCCAGATTTTGACGAAAAAATTCAAGCCGCAATTCGCCAAAAGCTAGAGGCGGTAGGAATTAGTCAGCCAGATCACAACTCAGTGGAGCAGGAAGGCGATTAA
- a CDS encoding tetratricopeptide repeat protein yields the protein MSDDNTGKTGLGAFLTRFSAPIAAILAFITSVHGFTKLFAEKDAGLITLISLAVGILLFWGICFYYARLWKPEEQDKGASAFAPASTDKQVKAQATKEKRRRVIRRSAIAGLVLIPVLTVAGIFGWYHVQNLPTKDVVILIAEFDGPDPQNYRVTSTIYGNLREATKPYPDVKVKLLGKAIKEQEESNSVREEGKKQKATIMIWGWYGKTKDIVPISANFELLKPPEHFSDYLPELGSEARGKVRTAAIAELESFQLQTRLSNEMAYLTLVTLGVSHYAAAEWDDAITSFTNALRQVRNPVSALNQDAVYYNRGNVYYANSDLAPVSIRVAKRDKI from the coding sequence ATGAGTGATGACAACACGGGCAAAACTGGCTTGGGCGCGTTTCTGACCCGCTTTAGCGCTCCCATTGCAGCAATCCTTGCCTTCATTACCAGCGTTCATGGCTTTACCAAGCTGTTTGCCGAAAAAGATGCGGGACTGATCACGCTGATTTCCCTCGCTGTTGGAATTCTGTTGTTCTGGGGGATTTGTTTCTACTACGCCCGTCTCTGGAAACCAGAGGAACAGGATAAAGGAGCTTCAGCTTTTGCCCCTGCTTCAACGGATAAACAGGTGAAAGCCCAGGCAACCAAGGAAAAGCGGCGCAGGGTGATTCGCCGTTCCGCGATCGCCGGCTTAGTTCTGATTCCTGTCCTGACCGTTGCTGGAATTTTCGGCTGGTACCACGTCCAAAATCTGCCCACCAAGGATGTGGTCATCCTGATTGCAGAGTTTGACGGGCCTGACCCGCAAAATTACCGCGTTACCAGCACCATTTATGGAAATCTGCGGGAGGCAACGAAACCCTACCCGGATGTGAAGGTAAAACTGCTGGGTAAGGCAATTAAGGAGCAGGAGGAAAGTAATTCAGTTCGCGAGGAGGGAAAAAAACAAAAGGCAACCATTATGATTTGGGGTTGGTACGGCAAGACAAAAGACATTGTGCCTATCAGCGCTAACTTTGAACTGCTGAAACCCCCAGAGCATTTTTCAGATTATTTGCCCGAATTGGGATCGGAAGCGAGAGGAAAGGTACGGACAGCAGCGATCGCAGAATTAGAAAGCTTCCAGCTACAAACTCGTCTTTCTAATGAGATGGCATATTTGACTTTAGTAACGTTAGGCGTATCACACTATGCGGCAGCAGAATGGGATGACGCTATCACATCTTTTACCAATGCCCTAAGGCAAGTCAGAAATCCTGTATCTGCTCTAAATCAGGATGCTGTTTATTACAATCGGGGTAATGTTTATTACGCTAACTCAGATCTTGCACCAGTCTCAATAAGGGTTGCCAAAAGAGACAAAATCTGA